GTCCGTGTATTCTGCATAGCCTGCAGATAGCCAGACGTACCATAGGCTTGGTGATAACGTGAGACACCCACCAGCCGTCGGGGCAAGCTAAGCGACGTCCACGCACGGCGAGTTGGCCATGTCGTCGTTCGCCGGCGTATCCGTCTTGGACGACGGCATGCTGTGCCCTTCCACCATGACCTTCGTCAGCACCAGCTCAGACTGCGGGTACCACCTGCTTGTGGTCAAGGGTTACGCTCGTACCAAGGAGACACCCAATGGTCAAAGCATCCTCTCTCATGATTTCGGGGTGGGAGGCTATCGTTGGTCCATCAAGTACTATCCTAACGGCATCATCTCGGATCGCGCCGACGTCGTCTCTCTCTATGTGCACCGTCTCGATGACGACGATGGCAAGCATGTGGAAGCCAAGTTTAGCTTTAGTTTCGTCGACGAGGTTGAGTGGCAGAATCCAGTGTACATCCGTGGAATGAAAACATGCAGCTTCTCCTCCGATGCCTCTTCTTGGGGCTTCTACAAGTttatgaaaatagatgcccttgaAAGATTAATGAATCTAGACAAGGATGACTGTTTCACCATCCGGTGTGACATCATGGTCTGCAACGCCGAGAATGATGCCGGTGGCACCCAAGTGCTCCTGCCTGATATACACCGTAACCTTAACAACCTCCTTCACAATAAGGTTGGTGCTGATGTGACGTTTGAAGTCGGCAGCGATATTTTCTCAGCGCACCGATGCGTGCTTGCAGCCCAATCTAAGGTCTTCATGGCACAACTATTTGGACCCATGAAGGAGGGATCTGCCTCGCTCGATGTCATACAGATCAAAGACATGGAAGCAACAACGTTCAAGGCTTTGCTTAGCTTCATCTACACTGACTCATTCCCCGACATGAAGGAGGATGAAATGTCACAAGCTACAGAAGAGGAGGCAGTAAAGTATGAAATGTGGCGGCAATGGCTTCAAAACTTATTGGTAGCAGCAGATAGATATGACGTCCAAAGGCTCAAGTACATATGTGAGAAAGAGTTGTGTAAGAACATGTGTGTAAGCTCGGTGGCGTCCATGCTTGTCCTAGCTGAGCAGCACCACTGCCACAGATTGAAGGAGGCGTGCTTGAAGTTTATCCAAGTCCAGTCTCCCTCGTGTTTGCAGACAATAATCGCGAGCAAAGGTTGGCAGCATATAATCGCGACTTATCCCTCTGTTCTGAACGAGCTCATTGCCAAGGTTATTGCTTCAAACCAGCAGTTAGTCCTGAAGTGacactcttgtgcacaatatgggATCGTCTAGCTTTTGTCTCGTTATGTACATAATTTGTCTCTTCATCGAATGAATGGTCTGTAACTTCAGGTGTAGCCGTTTGCAAGTTTCCTAGTTAGTCATTTTATCCTTGTGTATTTTTATGGTAAAAATCGTTCCTTTGTGCCTTCCGTGTTATGAAAGCTTTTTTTCTAGCCATTGTAAAAAAAATGGTCTGGTTGCTTTGCGGTGAGCCTGAAAGTTTAAACACTTACCATTAAgagaaagggtttccccccgctttaagCACTTACCATTTGAATTTGTGATTTCTAAACATCCCGGGCCTGAGTAATCCATGAATCTGAATTATGATCTTACCAAGAGGTTCATGAATGTATGTATCTCCGTAGCTTTTGCCATTGCATGGATGTATCGTGGGGGCATGCATGCATCCCCGCAAGGATCGTGTGTGATGCACAAATCCTCACAAGGATGGTCAATGAGCCACGTGGGTGAAGTGCAACGCTGAAAAGGCTCATGGTCAATTTTATGTTGGAGCACACATTGCAGAAGTTACTTCCTCACACATGTGCCTAGGCATTATATAAGCCAATATCTTTAGTAACCCTAACTCTATCTCTCGATTTTCCTTCTTTCTTATCTCTCCTGCAGCCTCAAAATAACCTCTTAGTTCAGTTCTTGTTGGATCCATTCCCCTTTCTTCTGATCTGGGAACCATGCCAACAGATTGTGGTCCCATCAACAGGAAAAGAAGTGTTAATCAAATCTGTTGCACAAGTTGTTCCCATATAATCCATGCCTTGTTTCAAGCTACCCAGGGGACTGCAGCGTCTTAACAAGATTATTCAACAGTTTTGGTGGAGAGCAGTAAAGATGGCAAGCAGCGTTAGCTGAGCTGGGTCTCATGGAAGGTAATCAGACAACCAAAGTTTATGGGGGGCCCTTGGTTTTCGAGACTTTGAGGTTTTTAACCATGCTTTACTAGCTAGGCAATCATGGCACATTCTGCGGACACCTGAATCCCTCTGTGCAAGATTGCTAAAAGCGATTTATACTTCCCTAATTCATTGATCCTAACTGCTGAGATGGGTACCCACCCTCGGAGGAGTGGCGCTCGAACATTGAAGGAAGGGATGTTCTCTGTCAGGGATTTATTATTAGAAGGATTGGAAATGGACCATCTACCCGTGTATGGACCGGCCAATTGATTCCAAGAGATGAATTTTTGGGACCATATGCATGTCTATCCAACGACCCACCCATGCTGGTCGGTGATTTGATTGACAATACGACTGCCACTTGGTGACGGAAGATAATTGGCCAAGTGTTTTTAGCAGCCTACCATGATGCAATAATGGGTAACCCCGTGTGCATTAAGAACATAGAGGATTTTTGTGCCCGGAATTTTGAGAAGAATGGTATATTTCCATTAGGTTCGCATACAGTATGTTGGTGGCGACTAAGATTCGCAGAGAAGTGGTTGGAAGGAACCGCGGGATCATCTGATCATGTTGCGGAAGGACTTCTATATGTCGAGTTGACATGCCTACTACTTCTTATTGTTCTGTAATAGGATGGATCCATAGATAGATCCAGTCCTATTAACTTGTGTTCTAAAAATAGTGAATAAGAGCAGATATCTCTGTATTAAGAATGCCCCTCGATGTGTGTGGCTAAGAATGGATCATTGTAAAGTTTAAGCTGAACAATTCAATACATGTATGCGATTATATCATCGTCGCGATGTTGCAAGTGATTAGTCAGTTGAACAAATTAAGGTATCTCGTAAGCTCTCACTCTCAAATTGTGGTAGCTGCAGACTTGTTGGTTCTATTGCATCTAACATGTGgaaaacactcaatggtggtgacCAAAGACTTTGCTATAGCTAGCCTAGGCCCGTCCCCAACAATCGTAGCTAAGCTGGTTTTGGTTGAGGAATTGGTTCATGCAATCAGATAACCACGAACTGGCTCTGATAAATTCAGACCAAGAAACCTTGCTAAAGAAAATCAAAATGGCTTCGAGAAGTAGACCCTTCATTTCCCTATGATTCTCATCTCTATACTGAAATGTGACTCCCCTCCTGTATAGAGAAGAGGTCATTCGAAATGTCATCGGTTCCCTAATTCAAACTCTTATGAAGGTCAGGGGGGTGATTAGTGGTAAAGGAGCAAAGTTATAACGCAACTGGGTGATCAGTTGGAGCCATGTGCATGTTTCGCTTCACCTTGAACTAGCTTGTATATAATGGAAAGAGAACAAATGAAAAATGGATGTACATCTAGAATGCAGAGGTTAGGAAGGCATGAGGGAAATCTATTAGACAGTAGGACGAGATCACGAGAAGATGGACTCATGTATATACACACAGCCAGGTATGCATTTATGCTCAGTTCTCAAACATGCAGGAGTACAACTCCATTTAGTTTTCGCCATCCTCAATTGATATCAATCAAACCTGGTGCATGCAACTGCCTCTTGTGTGTTTCCTTTATTGTGTTGCACGATGTCATTGATTGTCCAAGAAATATATACCTCAACCGCGTCAACCAATATTTGCACAAACTTCTTCTGTTTCCATTCCATTTTAGGATTTTATTATATAACTACTAGTATTACACATGCAGATCCACTTTTCCTTCAAATATTTCAGCTCCATGTTCGCAGTTAGTTGTGAATATTTGCTTTGTATAAATCAGACATATCAGTTCTAAATATTTCATCACCTTCCTAATTATACTAAATTTTTATACTTCTTTAAATTTATGGTTATCATATTGTAATCTTAACAACTATAAGTATTTATTATTTAGCTAGCATAGTTAACCACATATTTTAGCTAGCATAGTTTTCATTTGTATACACATTTGTAATGTATATAATCACAACAATTGTTTCTGCTAAATTTAAAGTATTTTTGGATAAACTTATCTTTGAGTTATTTTTGAGAATTGAATAAATTATATATTGTATAAcatcgttggggcgtaaccctcttaTAAAAAAGTCTTAGTTGTTGTAGTTTCTGCATAAATTATATATTGTAGACGTATATACTTGTGAGTGTGTGCGAGTGTTCACTTATATAATTAAATACTACATAGAGATCTCTACATTCTAACTAATATCTTAATAGTGGTTTCGAGTGCATTGGTTGTTAGTCAAGTGTAATGAGAAGACCTTCTAGACTATAAATTAAATTGTTTGCATGTGTATCTTCATTAATAACTTCACCACATGTGCATGGCCTATACTTGGTATTGAAATACAAATACTTATAGAAGCCACCACCAAATTAAAAAATGATAGGAGTGTTTAAGATGGTTGTGGCCACATGTGGAGTAAAAAGAGAGTTAATTAGATCATGGTTCcaggctgtaagtgcatctagtgccccttagtgattttggtgtattgaagacttatagattaagggactgatgcatttgtgagtgtacacaggtctataagtctatgaggagtttgatatttacagagaaagtcgacccctaaaaatgaagttcttcaactgaagactttggatttctgaagactttctgaagactttgaaagtgaagaaattggtgtgaccttgaagacttggcaatcattcgaagaacatgaagcgtgaagacttttgtttttaaaatttcatttttctctttcttgagtcatagaaaacaccgtactgttaaagggggtcgaggaaatactaaggaaaaatttccatgtgatgctcaactaaaaaatcctacacctaccaatcccttcgagtgaagccattggaaatctcatacagttcagtcatattcttcagtgacagagacgaagctcttctggtctctgaggaatttgtcctgactaaggagttaggaattcaccagtgtgaattgcttacacagtgaggaacatgatagccctgaggattttgatagtcaaaattccgaccgttgttgtgctatgcgccagcggttccaaaatatctacccacctaacggtcatatcagacaagggcatttaggTCTTATCATGTttggctgctccctaggctataaatagccgcccccacaaccactagctggttggctgctccgagagaaactgacacttgtcaattgaagactgtgcttcttccagacggttaggcgtcaaggtctagagcatccaagaggaattgtggatcgccgagtgaccgagtttgtgaaggttcggaagtcacctgaagacttaccacgagtgattgggcgaggtctgtgtgaccttagctcaaggagaatacagtgagaactgtgtgtccgggactgggtgtccttgagtttaaatactcaaccgctcGAACCAGATGTACAAccgagacagtagttggaactggtataccaaatcattgtcttcaccgagctaactggttctattttctcaactctttcatttcctcatgtctgttgttgtgtgcatgttcatatctgtttgaagactttgactgaagactttctcaatttcctcagttcaatttttcagtctgtccgtcttctttcttgtgctatcctgtgtttacgctttctgtactctatgcttgtcttcatttcatcatgatgactatgcttgtgttctgttatgtttacttctgagtacttattccgctgcaagtaatcttcatttaggaatttcctcaccagcaaattccctAGTGAAGagttcataaaaattgcctattcacccccctctagtagatataacgcactttcaattggtatcagagcaaggtactcccttgttctgtgatATTTTGGTTTAACcgtctggagttttagttatgtcgaccacaggtatgatcaaggtctctgctgggtgtcctaccttcgatggaacggactacccctactggaagaacaagatgcgaatgcatcttgaggcaattgacaacgatctctggtatgtggTGGAAAATgttgttccctcagtcacaccttctctgaacgctactgacgtgaagagattcaagcaactcgattctcaagcgaagaatatcatatgtggccatctgagcaaatgacagtatggaagagtgagtgctttagaaactgcaaagcttatctgggataggctgtccaaagtgaatgaaggagtctcaactcaacgtgactctcgtgttgacgttcttcgcaatctcttcaaccacttcaaaagactcgacaatgaaaatgttcagcaaaccttcgatcgcctcactgacatctcaaatgagcttcaagcgcttggcgccactgacatcactgatcatgaggtggtgaagaaattgttgagatcgctagattcttcatttgatactctggcactgatgattcaagagcgtgctgactacaagtcacttgatcccggtgatatcctcaagaggctaaatactcatgagttccagcttgctgagaagagagatctctacggttcgagctatggcagatcacgtgctttgaaggccaaggcagtctctgagtctgaagatgaagactctgctagcagccttggtgaccctgaagaactgagccaggaacttgcACTGCTCgtcaagaaatttcagaagttctctagacatggtcgctttggaaaaccctcaaggagcaatcattcctcatccagtgactacaagaagagactatgccacaaatgcaagaaacccggtcactacatCCAAGAccgtcctcagtgggataaggaatcaaagaagaagaaatacaaggattacagttctgatgacgcaaagaagaagaagaaatcttcaaagtcttcatcaccaAAATCCTCGAGGTCttcgtctcacaagaagagcagctccaagaaggctcgggcattcattggcaaggaaatggactctgtgttggaaatatgccctagaggcaataataaaatgattattattatatttccttgttcatgataattgtcttttattcatgctataattgtgttatccggaaatcgtaatacatgtgtgaatacatagaccacaacatgtccctagtaagcctctagttgactagttcgttgatcaactgatagtcatggtttcctgactatggacattggatgtcattgataacgggatcacattattaggagaatgatgtgatggacaagacccaatcctaagcatagcacaaagatcgtgtagttcatttgctagagctttccaatgtcaagtatctttccttagaccatgagatcgtgtaactcccggataccgtgggagtgctttgggtgtaccaaacgtcacaacgtaactgggtcactataaaggtgcactacaggtatctccgatagtgtctgttgggttgacacggatcgagactgggatttgtcactctgtatgacggagaggtatcactgggcccactcggtagtgcatcatcataatgagctcaaagtgaccaagtgtctagtcatgggatcatgcattatggtacgagtaaagtgacttgccggtaacgagattgaacgaggtattgggataccgacgatcgaatctcgggcaagtaacataccgattgacaaagggaattgtatacggggttgcttaaatcctcgacatcgtggttcatccgatgatatcatcgaggagcatgtgggagccaacatgggtatccagatctcgttgttggttattgaccggagagctgtctcggtcatgtctgcatgtctcccgaacccgtagggtctacacacttaaggttcggtgacgctagggttgtatgaatatgagtatgcagcaaaccgaaagttgtttggagtcccggatgagatcccggccatcatgaggagttccggaatggtccagaggtaaagaattatatataggaagtgttgtttcggccatcgggagtgtttcgggggtcaccggtattgtaccgggaccaccggatggggccacctgtcccggagggcccagtgggctgaagtggggagggaaccagcccctggtgggctggtgcgcctcccccttgggcccccctgcgcctagggttggaaaccctagggtagggggacgcaccacttgccttggggggcactccacccccctggccgcccccccttgggagattgaatctccagggccggcgccccccctggggggtatataaaggaaggggagggagggcagccgcaccctgaagctttggcgcctccctctcccctgctacacctcctcctcctcccgtactTGCTTGGTGAAGCCTTGCCGGAGCcttgctac
Above is a window of Triticum aestivum cultivar Chinese Spring chromosome 6B, IWGSC CS RefSeq v2.1, whole genome shotgun sequence DNA encoding:
- the LOC123139834 gene encoding BTB/POZ and MATH domain-containing protein 3-like, encoding MSSFAGVSVLDDGMLCPSTMTFVSTSSDCGYHLLVVKGYARTKETPNGQSILSHDFGVGGYRWSIKYYPNGIISDRADVVSLYVHRLDDDDGKHVEAKFSFSFVDEVEWQNPVYIRGMKTCSFSSDASSWGFYKFMKIDALERLMNLDKDDCFTIRCDIMVCNAENDAGGTQVLLPDIHRNLNNLLHNKVGADVTFEVGSDIFSAHRCVLAAQSKVFMAQLFGPMKEGSASLDVIQIKDMEATTFKALLSFIYTDSFPDMKEDEMSQATEEEAVKYEMWRQWLQNLLVAADRYDVQRLKYICEKELCKNMCVSSVASMLVLAEQHHCHRLKEACLKFIQVQSPSCLQTIIASKGWQHIIATYPSVLNELIAKVIASNQQLVLK